A region from the Salvia splendens isolate huo1 chromosome 15, SspV2, whole genome shotgun sequence genome encodes:
- the LOC121768472 gene encoding THO complex subunit 4D-like isoform X2, whose amino-acid sequence MPLPYCGILLGRDLCCITVHRILRMWFSFTELENWSSHLLYGTDMSFRRTKNFPWQSGLIEESLKAAGLSGLEAGTKLFISNLDAGVSNEDIRELFSEIGELIRYSIHFDKNGRPRGSAEVVFARRSDAFQALKRYNNVQLDGKPMKIEIVGSNAEIPLLARVNVVGGANGKKRTVVMASGHGRSRGGFAPASRGSGHRGRGGSVTGRGGAGRGGGRGRGGAQWRKKVEKSVDDLDKELDSYHAEAMQT is encoded by the exons ATGCCATTACCATACTGTGGAATACTCTTGGGGCGAGATTTATGTTGTATCACAGTTCATAGAATCTTGCGAATGTGGTTTTCCTTTACCGAACTTGAGAACTGGAGCTCTCACCTTTTGTATGGCACTGACATG TCGTTCCGCAGAACCAAGAACTTTCCATGGCAGAGTGGTCTGATTGAAGAAAGTCTTAAGGCAGCTGGGCTGTCAGGATTGGAAGCTGGTACAAAGTTATTTATTTCGAACTTGGACGCTGGGGTTTCCAATGAAGATATTAGG GAGCTGTTTTCTGAGATCGGAGAGTTGATTCGGTATTCCATTCATTTCGACAAAAATGGGCGCCCACGT GGTTCAGCTGAAGTTGTTTTTGCAAGACGGAGTGATGCATTTCAAGCACTTAAACGTTACAACAATGTCCAATTGGATGGAAAGCCTATGAAGATAGAGATAGTTGGTTCCAATGCAGAGATCCCATTGTTGGCTCGTGTTAATGTAGTGGGTGGAGCAAATGGCAAGAAAAGGACAGTTGTCATGGC GTCTGGACATGGTCGTTCAAGAGGTGGTTTTGCACCGGCAAGTCGTGGTTCTGG ACAcagaggtcgtggaggttctgttACTGGACGCGGAGGTGCAGGTCGTGGCGGTGGCCGTGGTCGTGGAGGTGCACAATGGAGAAAGAAGGTTGAGAAATCTGTTGATGACCTTGACAAGGAACTTGACAGTTATCACGCGGAGGCAATGCAAACCTAG
- the LOC121766875 gene encoding GDSL esterase/lipase At5g37690-like, with protein sequence MNYKRRMAAAAAVMMVGAAMVMALAASAAAPLVTFVFGDSLTEVGNNNYLQLSLAKSDYPHYGIDFDAAKPTGRFTNGRTIGDIISAKLGIPPPPPYLSLSPTDDAIFRGVNYASGGAGILNDTGLYFIERLSLDDQIDKFERTKLQMRAKIGDEAANKLCNEAVYFIGIGSNDYVNNFLQPFLADGQQFTHEEFLELLVSTLAEQLMRLYQLGARKMIFHGLGPLGCIPSQRMKSSHGQCLNQVNQWVQHFNDKVKQLITTLNSHLPSSKMIFADTYQPVLHLIDNPSTYGFKVSNTSCCKVEAKLGGLCLPNSKLCDNRNDYVFWDAFHPSDAANVVLANHFFNIMFPNSTH encoded by the exons ATGAACTA CAAGCGAAGGatggcagcggcggcggcagtGATGATGGTTGGTGCAGCCATGGTGATGGCATTGGCAGCGTCGGCGGCAGCCCCACTAGTGACTTTCGTGTTTGGGGACTCGTTGACGGAAGTAGGGAACAACAATTACTTGCAACTCTCCCTCGCCAAATCCGACTACCCTCACTACGGCATCGACTTTGATGCCGCCAAACCTACCGGAAGATTCACCAACGGAAGGACTATTGGCGACATTATTT CTGCCAAGCTTGGGATTCCGCCACCACCTCCGTATCTCTCCTTGTCACCAACAGACGACGCCATCTTCAGAGGCGTAAACTACGCCTCTGGTGGAGCTGGCATCCTCAACGACACCGGCCTCTACTTT ATAGAAAGGCTGTCGTTGGACGATCAGATAGACAAATTTGAGAGGACGAAGCTGCAGATGAGGGCGAAAATAGGAGACGAGGCTGCCAACAAACTATGCAACGAAGCAGTCTACTTCATTGGGATAGGCAGCAACGACTACGTTAACAATTTTCTACAGCCATTCCTCGCAGACGGCCAGCAGTTCACTCATGAAGAGTTTCTAGAGCTCCTCGTCTCAACCTTAGCCGAACAACTCATG AGGCTTTACCAATTAGGCGCGCGGAAGATGATATTCCACGGACTAGGGCCACTAGGGTGCATCCCATCGCAGAGAATGAAATCCAGCCACGGCCAATGCCTAAACCAAGTCAATCAATGGGTCCAACACTTCAACGACAAAGTGAAGCAACTCATCACCACTCTCAACTCACACCTTCCTTCCTCCAAAATGATATTTGCGGATACTTATCAACCGGTGCTACATCTTATCGACAACCCCTCAACATACG GTTTTAAGGTATCAAACACATCATGCTGCAAAGTAGAGGCCAAGCTAGGAGGGTTGTGTTTGCCAAACTCCAAATTATGCGACAACCGAAATGACTATGTTTTCTGGGATGCATTTCACCCATCGGATGCAGCTAATGTTGTCCTAGCCAACCACTTCTTTAACATTATGTTTCCAAACTCCACGCATTAA
- the LOC121768472 gene encoding THO complex subunit 4D-like isoform X1, which yields MASLDMSLDDMIKSRRNTGKGGRGQGRPRRGRGGSSRGGRPPFGAPRRNPLGVNARPSVYTIAKSFRRTKNFPWQSGLIEESLKAAGLSGLEAGTKLFISNLDAGVSNEDIRELFSEIGELIRYSIHFDKNGRPRGSAEVVFARRSDAFQALKRYNNVQLDGKPMKIEIVGSNAEIPLLARVNVVGGANGKKRTVVMASGHGRSRGGFAPASRGSGHRGRGGSVTGRGGAGRGGGRGRGGAQWRKKVEKSVDDLDKELDSYHAEAMQT from the exons ATGGCTTCTTTGGATATGTCCTTGGACGATATGATAAAGAGTAGAAGAAATACTGGTAAAGGTGGCAGAGGGCAAGGCAGGCCACGGCGCGGTCGAGGAGGGTCATCCCGAGGTGGAAGGCCTCCATTTGGCGCTCCTCGCAGAAATCCTCTCGGAGTGAATGCTCGACCTTCTGTCTACACTATTGCCAAG TCGTTCCGCAGAACCAAGAACTTTCCATGGCAGAGTGGTCTGATTGAAGAAAGTCTTAAGGCAGCTGGGCTGTCAGGATTGGAAGCTGGTACAAAGTTATTTATTTCGAACTTGGACGCTGGGGTTTCCAATGAAGATATTAGG GAGCTGTTTTCTGAGATCGGAGAGTTGATTCGGTATTCCATTCATTTCGACAAAAATGGGCGCCCACGT GGTTCAGCTGAAGTTGTTTTTGCAAGACGGAGTGATGCATTTCAAGCACTTAAACGTTACAACAATGTCCAATTGGATGGAAAGCCTATGAAGATAGAGATAGTTGGTTCCAATGCAGAGATCCCATTGTTGGCTCGTGTTAATGTAGTGGGTGGAGCAAATGGCAAGAAAAGGACAGTTGTCATGGC GTCTGGACATGGTCGTTCAAGAGGTGGTTTTGCACCGGCAAGTCGTGGTTCTGG ACAcagaggtcgtggaggttctgttACTGGACGCGGAGGTGCAGGTCGTGGCGGTGGCCGTGGTCGTGGAGGTGCACAATGGAGAAAGAAGGTTGAGAAATCTGTTGATGACCTTGACAAGGAACTTGACAGTTATCACGCGGAGGCAATGCAAACCTAG
- the LOC121769134 gene encoding uncharacterized protein LOC121769134, with protein MSVACGVECVVVLGCLRWAWKRCTYIGSYDTESWAAATSDEFDSVPRLCRLILAVYEPDLLSPKYAPAGGYRLNPDWVVKRVAYDHTLGHAPPYLIYADHENREIVTAIRGLNLLSESDYKLLLDNRLGKQMFDGGYVHYGLLKSATWLLNAESETLRRLWEESGRCYKMVFTGHSLGSGVAALLTVIVVNHGDRFGGIPRSLVKCYAVAPARCMSLNLAVKYADVINSVILQDDFLPRTPTPLEDIFKSIFCLPCLLFLVCLRDTFIPEGRKLRDPRRLYAPGRIYHIVERKFCRCGRFPPEVRTAIPVDGRFEHIVLSCNATSDHAIIWIEREAEKALGNLREKDAETVTTPPKVQKFERILTLEKEHKDALERAVSLNIPHAVTSAEEEPPEGGSSTGKGPPREDDTGLEEQTDKSFCKNARNNWNEAVEKLFHKSESGKLLLKRDDSASASGSGSTTER; from the exons ATGTCTGTTGCTTGCGGCGTCGAATGCGTTGTCGTTTTGGGGTGCCTCCGCTGGGCATGGAAGCGCTGCACCTACATCGGCTCCTACGACACCGAGAGCTGGGCCGCCGCCACCTCCGACGAGTTCGACTCCGTCCCCCGCCTCTGCCGCCTCATCCTCGCCGTCTACGAGCCCGATTTGCTCTCCCCCAAGTACGCCCCCGCCGGCGGCTACCGCCTCAACCCCGATTGGGTCGTCAAGCGCGTCGCCTACGACCACACGCTCGGCCACGCCCCGCCCTACCTGATCTACGCCGATCACGAAAATCGCGAGATCGTCACGGCCATCCGCGGCCTCAATCTCCTCAGCGAGAGCGATTACAAGCTCCTGCTCGACAATCGGCTGGGGAAGCAGATGTTCGACGGCGGTTACGTGCACTACGGCCTGCTCAAATCCGCCACGTGGCTGCTCAACGCCGAATCGGAGACGCTGCGGCGCCTCTGGGAGGAGAGTGGGAGGTGCTATAAGATGGTTTTCACGGGGCATTCGTTGGGCTCAGGTGTTGCCGCTTTGTTGACTGTGATTGTAGTCAATCACGGGGATCGATTTGGGGGGATTCCGAGGAGCTTGGTCAAGTGTTATGCGGTGGCGCCGGCGAGGTGTATGTCGCTCAATTTGGCCGTCAAGTATGCCGATGTTATCAACTCTGTTATTTTGCAG GATGATTTCTTGCCTAGAACACCCACACCATTGGAGGATATCTTCAAGTCTATTTTTTG TTTGCCCTGCTTATTGTTTCTGGTCTGTCTGAGGGATACATTCATACCTGAAGGTAGAAAGCTCAGGGATCCAAGAAGGCTATATGCGCCTGGCCGTATATATCATATCGTCGAGAGGAAATTTTGCCG ATGTGGGAGATTTCCACCAGAGGTCAGGACCGCTATTCCTGTCGATGGCAGATTTGAGCATATTGTCTTGTCGTGCAATGCTACATCCGATCATGCTATTATCTGGATAGAACGAGAGGCAGAAAAGGCCTTGGGA AATTTAAGGGAGAAGGATGCAGAGACGGTTACAACCCCACCTAAAGTGCAGAAGTTCGAGCGGATTCTGACATTAGAGAAAGAACATAAGGATGCATTAGAGCGAGCTGTCAGTCTAAATATACCTCACGCGGTGACGTCTGCTGAAGAAGAACCCCCAGAGGGGGGATCTTCAACAGGCAAAGGGCCGCCCCGTGAAGATGACACTGGGCTGGAAGAACAAACAGATAAATCATTTTGTAAGAACGCTAGGAACAATTGGAATGAAGCAGTTGAGAAACTCTTCCATAAGAGCGAGTCCGGGAAGCTGTTGCTCAAGAGGGACGATTCTGCCTCGGCAAGTGGCTCTGGATCAACAACAGAGAGGTGA